In the genome of Pelobacter seleniigenes DSM 18267, one region contains:
- a CDS encoding AAA domain-containing protein gives MSRRPLFSKSAQELTGMYEAKPWDIANLRSILNELIAGDRKTPSAKRLKATIIDAIEALGKNERKSSASSGESSPAALSESVIDHDSGPHEADTHQQVGSKRGSWGLDSELFVTANEDAGNVDVMTEEADEEIMDETADSDNYGVFDDEIVEGDDDPEVEADVEDSGDELESLHRVREVFSGFTGNRGKQAPRPTVESDHTGPNGKILRVVDYLSNLARVTMVTVREITQYPNVLWISDVPKDGQFCYSRSWGLDENVPDDVWLDVRKCPEPPFPAVPKICEEWVDQSLLKVLDVRPVLNESINRPVMKIDPETKEEFVDDVHVYHLRDREDVQTAWREYIDRKWTTWAQAYQRYQRVQKVFGALHSIYQEQQRLGEQYELIMGVGFLTWRQKGGKVVKRHLIIAKASLEFEAAIGRFIVRAAPDGDQADVEFDMLEAESYPSNSESLLATGHSLRDNFWDRTTMDALLTAVSNSLEEQGRGSYLPDAEKSSMQGVTEVPLIEFDPALILRKRSMKGLLYTLLDMRRQIEEGGEVPSHFADLCEMGGGVEVREASSSGGGGEIPGHIYFPLPANEQQREIVRKSHNNPGVLVQGPPGTGKSQTIANLISHLLAIGKRVLVTAKSPRALEVLGSKIPAPIQPLCISMLGSGTDERESLERSVSGILTKVGQRNEIADQRMIEALERKLIDARKDIAEAEGELLAIREKETFKHTVAGGTYSGTAAKIAVELKNQETEFSWFSDAIGKDDELPLSVQEVAELVRLLDSIDVATEEELAKYFPDVDKDIPSIESLREAWHRINELNVLVKAGEERLNSPDGIALAKAQPASVKALSDAVSKMVAEIESVRRRPKDWVNKAIKEVLQDLDTPWKELLRLTEERLKDVRHVAGKIQRVSVDLPAGTDLRRMRSDTSAIQSHLAAGGGMKRMVMFEHPIIKKHGVHIKLVAVDGQPGLSDMTTLQKLMAYLDVRLGLDEIWSFWAGHETPPATPNFALQMAHVDEVVEALQHVLGLYDMRSDVQKAISSAVGLSQPQFAENGSLVTLMKTCHETAFLSELRTLSEHVRREEGRVAAVATRANSHPLCSDLLDAVREKDADHYRVVVDRLRGVSRRFSDIKDKQSYLTRLAVKAPKLSAVLSSRQDEELWRPRLRVLTKAWAWRRARTWLDEYENSDGSHLERNLKRLEQAALQALGDLAALKAWGYCFERMSREHQQHLETWQLAMRRLGKGTGKHAHRHRQDAQRHLNACKEAVPAWVMPLHRVFETVQAAPKSFDIIIIDEASQCGYEALPLLYLAEKVIVVGDEKQISPEAVGIDRNHVANLMRSYLSDFDHRDSFDIETSLFAHSRIRFGNRITLREHFRCAPEIIRFSNELCYTADPLIPLKQCPPNRLKPLMPVHVSTGFREGSGQSVINRPEAEALVEQILACCEDTTYAGMSMGVIVLQGEAQAKLIEGMLLTRLGAEEMQERRIVCGNPYSFQGDERDVVFLSMVAARGEGRIGAMTMEKDMRRFNVAASRAKEQMWLFHTVTANDLSQECMRKKLLSHFYDTSVKTVAGIDVDMLRREAYEANRWLEKPPAPFDSWFEVDVALDIASRGYSVLPQYEFANKRIDIVIQGGSAQLAVECDGDHWHGCDEFEADMQRQRMLERCNWVFFRVRECSYRADSEKALEPLWRMLEARGIFPVEAQPNEPQADASQVRDEDSFYQSARDGQDTNDFASPVMDDLEDIDDEDVEAEPVMEGCPLNIREALSLKPAELVSLIIDAIKSRPNQSCVRSALPTIILRNCQIVTRGMPRKSFERKVESRVAAMIRKGQLVSYKSVNERLRLGWNI, from the coding sequence ATGTCAAGACGTCCGCTGTTTTCCAAGTCGGCCCAAGAACTCACCGGGATGTATGAGGCCAAGCCGTGGGATATTGCCAATCTCAGATCCATCCTTAATGAACTCATTGCGGGTGACCGCAAGACCCCGTCCGCAAAACGACTCAAAGCAACAATCATCGACGCTATCGAGGCCTTGGGCAAAAACGAGAGAAAGAGTTCAGCGTCGTCCGGCGAATCGTCGCCTGCAGCACTGTCAGAGTCGGTAATCGATCACGATTCTGGGCCGCATGAGGCCGACACACATCAGCAAGTCGGCTCAAAGCGGGGTTCATGGGGGCTGGATTCTGAATTGTTTGTTACGGCCAACGAAGATGCAGGGAATGTCGATGTGATGACCGAGGAGGCCGACGAGGAAATTATGGACGAGACCGCCGACAGCGACAATTACGGTGTGTTTGACGACGAAATTGTTGAGGGCGATGACGACCCGGAGGTTGAGGCCGATGTCGAAGATTCGGGCGATGAACTCGAAAGCCTCCATCGCGTGAGAGAGGTCTTTTCAGGCTTTACCGGGAATCGTGGAAAACAGGCTCCACGACCAACGGTTGAAAGTGATCACACGGGTCCGAACGGGAAGATACTGCGGGTGGTCGACTACCTGTCGAATCTCGCCCGGGTGACGATGGTGACCGTCAGGGAAATCACCCAGTATCCGAACGTCCTGTGGATTTCCGACGTGCCGAAGGACGGCCAGTTTTGTTATTCGCGCTCGTGGGGTCTGGATGAAAACGTGCCTGATGATGTCTGGCTTGATGTCCGCAAGTGCCCGGAGCCGCCATTCCCGGCTGTACCGAAAATTTGCGAGGAATGGGTCGACCAGAGCCTGCTGAAGGTTCTGGATGTGCGTCCCGTTCTCAATGAATCAATCAACCGGCCGGTAATGAAGATTGACCCGGAGACCAAGGAGGAGTTTGTTGACGACGTCCACGTCTATCATCTGCGTGACCGGGAAGACGTGCAGACTGCGTGGCGTGAGTATATCGATAGAAAATGGACGACGTGGGCGCAGGCCTACCAGAGATACCAGCGGGTGCAGAAGGTCTTCGGCGCCCTGCACAGCATCTACCAGGAACAGCAGCGGCTGGGCGAGCAATATGAACTCATCATGGGGGTCGGCTTCCTGACATGGCGCCAGAAGGGCGGCAAGGTCGTAAAGCGTCACCTCATTATCGCGAAAGCTTCCCTCGAATTCGAAGCGGCAATCGGGCGTTTCATTGTCCGGGCGGCGCCGGACGGCGACCAGGCGGATGTCGAGTTCGATATGCTCGAAGCTGAGAGCTATCCCTCGAATTCAGAATCACTGCTGGCGACAGGGCATAGTCTCAGGGATAACTTCTGGGACCGGACGACCATGGACGCACTCCTTACGGCGGTCTCCAACTCCCTTGAAGAACAGGGCCGCGGTTCTTACCTGCCGGATGCCGAGAAGTCATCGATGCAGGGTGTCACCGAGGTGCCGCTGATTGAGTTTGATCCGGCCCTGATACTTCGCAAGCGGTCGATGAAGGGGCTTCTCTATACGCTTCTTGATATGCGGCGGCAGATTGAGGAGGGCGGCGAGGTGCCATCGCATTTTGCTGACCTCTGCGAGATGGGTGGCGGCGTTGAAGTTCGTGAAGCATCGTCGTCCGGTGGCGGCGGAGAAATCCCCGGGCACATCTACTTTCCGCTTCCGGCCAACGAGCAACAGCGGGAAATCGTGAGAAAGTCGCATAACAACCCTGGTGTCCTCGTCCAGGGACCTCCTGGCACCGGTAAGTCGCAGACCATCGCCAACCTGATATCGCACCTTTTGGCAATCGGCAAAAGGGTGCTCGTTACGGCGAAGTCGCCTCGGGCGCTGGAGGTATTGGGCAGCAAAATTCCGGCGCCTATCCAGCCGTTGTGCATCAGCATGCTTGGCAGTGGGACGGACGAGCGCGAATCGCTGGAGCGAAGTGTCAGCGGCATCCTCACGAAGGTTGGCCAGCGAAACGAAATCGCCGACCAGCGCATGATCGAGGCATTAGAGCGCAAGTTGATCGATGCCCGTAAGGATATTGCGGAAGCCGAAGGCGAGTTGCTGGCGATCCGTGAGAAGGAGACCTTCAAACACACGGTTGCCGGTGGCACATATTCTGGGACGGCTGCCAAGATTGCCGTAGAACTAAAGAATCAGGAAACAGAATTTTCCTGGTTCTCCGATGCGATTGGTAAAGACGACGAACTGCCGCTTTCCGTGCAGGAAGTTGCGGAGTTGGTAAGGCTTCTCGACAGCATCGATGTTGCCACCGAGGAGGAACTGGCCAAGTATTTCCCAGACGTTGACAAGGACATTCCCTCCATCGAGTCGTTGCGTGAGGCCTGGCATCGCATCAATGAACTGAACGTGCTGGTCAAAGCCGGCGAGGAGCGCCTGAATTCACCGGACGGGATTGCCCTTGCGAAGGCACAGCCCGCAAGCGTCAAGGCCCTGTCAGATGCGGTCAGCAAAATGGTTGCCGAAATTGAGAGCGTGCGCCGTCGTCCGAAGGACTGGGTGAATAAGGCTATCAAGGAGGTCTTGCAGGACCTCGATACGCCTTGGAAGGAGCTATTACGCCTGACCGAGGAGCGCCTCAAAGACGTGCGGCATGTCGCCGGCAAGATTCAGCGAGTTTCGGTTGACCTCCCGGCGGGAACTGATTTACGCCGCATGCGCAGTGATACGTCGGCCATCCAGTCGCATCTGGCGGCCGGTGGTGGTATGAAACGCATGGTCATGTTTGAACATCCGATCATCAAGAAGCACGGCGTGCATATCAAGTTGGTCGCGGTCGATGGCCAACCGGGCCTGAGCGACATGACAACGCTCCAGAAGTTGATGGCGTACCTTGACGTTCGTCTTGGTCTCGATGAAATCTGGTCATTTTGGGCCGGGCATGAAACGCCGCCGGCTACGCCGAACTTCGCATTGCAGATGGCGCATGTCGACGAGGTCGTCGAGGCGCTTCAGCACGTGCTCGGCCTCTATGACATGCGGAGTGATGTCCAGAAGGCTATTTCGTCGGCGGTTGGCCTTTCGCAACCGCAGTTCGCCGAAAACGGATCGCTGGTGACGCTGATGAAGACTTGTCACGAGACGGCCTTCCTTTCGGAGTTGAGGACGCTTTCCGAGCACGTTCGGAGGGAGGAGGGCAGGGTGGCCGCTGTTGCGACCCGGGCGAACTCCCATCCGCTGTGCAGTGACCTTCTTGATGCTGTCAGGGAGAAAGACGCTGACCATTATCGGGTCGTCGTCGACCGCCTGCGCGGCGTGTCGAGGCGGTTCTCTGACATTAAGGACAAGCAGAGCTATCTGACAAGGCTAGCCGTCAAGGCGCCGAAGCTTTCGGCGGTCTTGTCGAGCCGCCAGGACGAAGAATTGTGGCGTCCCCGGCTCAGGGTGCTAACGAAGGCCTGGGCATGGCGTCGGGCAAGGACCTGGCTCGATGAGTACGAGAACAGCGATGGTTCACATCTTGAGCGCAATCTGAAGCGATTAGAGCAGGCAGCCTTGCAGGCGCTTGGTGATCTAGCCGCCCTAAAGGCGTGGGGCTACTGCTTTGAGCGGATGTCCCGGGAGCATCAGCAACACCTCGAAACGTGGCAGCTTGCCATGCGGCGCCTGGGGAAGGGGACGGGGAAGCATGCCCACCGCCATCGTCAAGACGCCCAGCGCCATCTGAATGCTTGTAAGGAGGCTGTACCCGCATGGGTTATGCCGCTCCACCGGGTGTTCGAGACCGTGCAGGCCGCTCCCAAGAGCTTCGACATAATCATCATTGACGAGGCCTCGCAGTGCGGCTACGAAGCACTCCCGCTTTTGTATCTCGCTGAGAAGGTCATCGTGGTCGGCGATGAGAAGCAGATCAGCCCGGAAGCCGTTGGCATCGACCGCAATCATGTTGCCAATCTCATGCGGTCGTACCTGTCAGACTTCGACCACCGGGATTCGTTCGACATTGAGACCAGCCTGTTTGCGCACAGTCGCATCCGGTTTGGCAACCGCATCACGTTGCGTGAGCACTTCAGGTGTGCGCCGGAGATTATCAGGTTCTCCAACGAGCTGTGCTACACCGCCGACCCGCTCATCCCGTTAAAGCAGTGCCCGCCTAACCGGCTCAAACCGCTCATGCCGGTGCATGTGTCGACCGGCTTCCGCGAGGGAAGCGGTCAGTCGGTCATCAACCGGCCGGAGGCCGAGGCGCTGGTCGAGCAGATTCTGGCGTGTTGCGAGGATACCACTTACGCCGGCATGTCGATGGGCGTCATCGTCCTTCAGGGCGAGGCGCAGGCCAAGCTGATCGAGGGGATGCTGTTGACCCGGCTTGGTGCCGAAGAGATGCAGGAGCGGCGCATCGTGTGCGGAAATCCCTACAGTTTCCAAGGGGACGAGCGGGATGTAGTCTTCCTGAGCATGGTGGCCGCCCGCGGCGAAGGCCGCATCGGCGCCATGACGATGGAGAAGGACATGCGGAGGTTCAACGTTGCCGCCAGCCGCGCCAAGGAACAGATGTGGTTGTTCCACACGGTCACCGCCAATGATCTGAGCCAGGAGTGCATGCGCAAGAAGTTGCTGTCGCACTTCTACGATACGTCCGTGAAGACGGTCGCCGGAATCGATGTCGACATGCTCCGCCGGGAGGCTTACGAGGCCAACCGGTGGCTTGAGAAGCCTCCTGCGCCGTTTGATAGCTGGTTCGAGGTCGATGTCGCCCTGGATATCGCTTCACGGGGTTATAGTGTCCTGCCGCAGTACGAGTTTGCCAACAAGCGAATCGACATCGTGATACAAGGCGGAAGTGCTCAGCTAGCCGTCGAGTGCGACGGCGATCATTGGCACGGCTGTGACGAGTTCGAGGCCGACATGCAGCGTCAACGGATGCTGGAGCGGTGCAACTGGGTGTTCTTCCGGGTCAGGGAGTGTTCCTACCGGGCCGACTCTGAAAAGGCCCTGGAGCCGCTCTGGCGCATGCTCGAAGCGAGAGGTATCTTCCCGGTCGAGGCTCAACCCAATGAGCCACAGGCAGATGCTTCGCAGGTCAGGGACGAGGACTCTTTCTACCAGAGTGCTCGGGACGGCCAGGACACCAATGACTTTGCCAGTCCTGTGATGGACGATTTGGAGGATATCGACGACGAAGATGTCGAGGCCGAGCCGGTTATGGAAGGCTGTCCTCTCAATATCCGTGAGGCGCTGAGCCTGAAGCCGGCCGAATTGGTTTCATTGATTATCGATGCCATCAAGTCACGGCCGAATCAGTCCTGCGTGCGTTCGGCGTTGCCGACGATTATTTTACGGAACTGCCAGATTGTCACGCGTGGTATGCCGAGAAAGAGCTTCGAGCGCAAGGTAGAGTCCCGAGTTGCGGCGATGATCCGGAAAGGCCAACTCGTCTCCTATAAGAGCGTGAACGAGCGGCTCAGATTGGGCTGGAATATCTAG
- a CDS encoding thiol-disulfide oxidoreductase DCC family protein, which produces MSVSFPLDIFYDGSCAVCSREMEAYKKNNPDDRLHFIDISAADFEAQKFGKSHSEFMAKLHVRDAEGQFATGVEAFMLIWQAYPDGSLQRLLSAFVGFPGINLLARGSYAFFARYRHLLPKRANACDSGSCELRR; this is translated from the coding sequence ATGTCCGTTTCGTTTCCATTGGATATTTTTTACGATGGCTCCTGTGCCGTTTGTTCCCGAGAGATGGAAGCTTATAAAAAAAACAACCCGGACGACCGCCTCCATTTCATTGATATCAGTGCCGCCGATTTTGAAGCGCAGAAATTCGGCAAAAGTCATTCCGAATTCATGGCTAAATTGCACGTGCGTGACGCGGAAGGGCAGTTTGCAACCGGAGTTGAAGCATTTATGCTGATCTGGCAGGCCTACCCGGACGGATCGCTGCAGCGTCTGCTCAGTGCTTTCGTCGGTTTTCCGGGGATTAATCTTCTGGCTCGCGGCAGCTATGCCTTTTTTGCCCGCTATCGGCACTTGCTGCCGAAAAGAGCCAACGCCTGCGACAGTGGAAGCTGTGAACTGAGACGTTGA
- the ppgK gene encoding polyphosphate--glucose phosphotransferase, whose protein sequence is MEILGIDIGGSGIKGAVVDCETGELLSERLRVSTPQPATPAAVADAVRDLLRLFAWNGVVGIGFPAIVSAGVARSAANISPDWIGVNVAELMTATTSCRCFVLNDADAAGLAEMEFGAGRGREDAVLVLTLGTGIGSALFYQQRHFPNLELGALPLKGGLAEQYAAAVIRKQAKLSWKAWSKRLNLFLAHVERLLCPDLIVVGGGVSRRSEKFFPYLTTRAELMPACLLNQAGIIGAACYAAARCQPLNP, encoded by the coding sequence GTGGAGATTCTTGGAATTGATATCGGAGGGAGCGGTATAAAAGGTGCCGTTGTCGACTGTGAAACAGGCGAACTGTTATCGGAGCGCCTGCGGGTTTCGACGCCGCAACCGGCAACTCCGGCTGCGGTGGCTGATGCGGTCAGGGATTTGCTGAGGCTCTTCGCCTGGAACGGAGTCGTGGGGATTGGTTTCCCGGCCATTGTCAGTGCCGGGGTGGCCAGGAGCGCCGCAAATATTTCCCCTGACTGGATCGGCGTCAACGTGGCTGAGCTCATGACCGCCACCACGAGCTGTCGTTGTTTTGTCCTGAATGACGCAGATGCCGCCGGGCTTGCGGAAATGGAGTTTGGTGCCGGGCGCGGCCGTGAGGACGCGGTGCTGGTTTTGACCCTGGGCACCGGCATTGGCTCGGCGTTATTTTACCAACAGCGCCATTTCCCGAACCTGGAGCTGGGCGCACTGCCCCTGAAGGGAGGACTGGCCGAGCAATATGCGGCGGCGGTGATCCGTAAGCAGGCAAAGTTGAGCTGGAAGGCCTGGAGCAAACGGTTGAACCTGTTCCTGGCTCATGTTGAACGACTGCTCTGTCCGGACCTGATTGTGGTTGGCGGCGGGGTGAGCCGGCGCAGCGAAAAATTTTTCCCCTATCTGACCACCCGGGCCGAGCTGATGCCCGCCTGCCTGCTCAATCAGGCTGGAATCATCGGGGCCGCCTGTTATGCAGCGGCCCGTTGCCAACCGTTGAACCCTTAA
- a CDS encoding dienelactone hydrolase family protein, whose amino-acid sequence MKSLLMLCACLSLSPLAWAAGNPVEYKVDGETFEGYYISPKASAPLVYMIHDWDGLTDYEIKRAHMLADLGYAVFAADMFGKGIRPTETADKQRLTGALYQDRARMRRLLEGGFAAAKAQGANVENAVAMGYCFGGAVVLEYARSGKGLKGFVTFHGGLAKPADQDYAQTKGQLLILHGTADQAVTMEQFAQLAMDLEKYQVSHEMITYSGAPHAFTVFDTPRYRKDADEKSWARFVEYLAATL is encoded by the coding sequence ATGAAATCGCTGCTCATGCTGTGTGCGTGTCTGTCTCTGTCCCCGCTTGCCTGGGCGGCGGGAAACCCGGTCGAATACAAAGTCGATGGCGAGACCTTCGAAGGCTATTATATCAGCCCGAAGGCCTCCGCCCCCCTGGTCTATATGATTCATGACTGGGATGGTCTGACCGATTACGAAATCAAAAGGGCGCACATGCTTGCCGACCTGGGCTATGCGGTGTTTGCCGCCGACATGTTCGGCAAAGGCATCCGCCCGACCGAAACAGCCGACAAGCAACGCCTGACCGGAGCTCTGTATCAGGATCGCGCCCGGATGCGGCGTCTCCTGGAAGGCGGTTTTGCCGCAGCCAAGGCCCAAGGGGCCAATGTCGAAAATGCCGTGGCCATGGGCTATTGTTTTGGCGGTGCGGTGGTTTTGGAATATGCCCGGTCAGGGAAAGGCCTGAAAGGATTTGTGACCTTCCATGGCGGCTTGGCCAAACCGGCAGACCAGGATTATGCACAGACCAAAGGACAACTGCTGATTCTCCACGGCACGGCAGATCAGGCCGTCACCATGGAGCAGTTCGCCCAATTGGCCATGGACCTGGAAAAATACCAGGTTTCCCATGAAATGATTACCTACAGCGGAGCCCCGCACGCCTTTACCGTCTTTGATACTCCGCGTTACAGGAAAGATGCCGACGAAAAATCCTGGGCTCGCTTTGTTGAATACCTTGCGGCAACGCTTTAA
- a CDS encoding response regulator, translating into MRQQTALVLDDNNICRLLLAEIMKERNIKVSAYADPVSYLENHRGDQEEQPLLFDFILTDNQMPGMTGLEFLQQLQEMGVAPPGERIAVISGTWSDRELHLASALGCQVFAKPYDISKLHEWIDTVLNERS; encoded by the coding sequence ATGAGGCAACAAACTGCGCTGGTTTTGGACGATAACAATATTTGTCGTTTGCTGTTGGCCGAAATAATGAAAGAGAGGAACATCAAAGTCAGCGCTTATGCCGACCCGGTCAGCTATCTGGAAAATCACCGGGGCGATCAGGAAGAACAGCCGCTCTTGTTCGATTTTATCCTGACCGACAACCAGATGCCGGGGATGACGGGGCTTGAATTTTTACAGCAGCTGCAGGAGATGGGGGTTGCCCCGCCGGGTGAGCGGATTGCCGTTATTTCCGGGACCTGGTCGGACCGAGAACTGCATCTGGCCAGCGCGTTGGGATGTCAGGTCTTTGCCAAGCCCTACGATATTTCCAAACTGCATGAATGGATCGATACTGTGCTGAATGAGAGGTCGTAG
- a CDS encoding DUF4019 domain-containing protein codes for MKHLLSTWLILFAVCSGGVSLARAEQLPAPMSKVLNVFFDSLEQGEFSSAYLTACHKTNNLCDDSSWLYEYRKTQSELGKILSRTLKAVSSSENYPGLFAKTHMLLYFDVLTDKNFQIEEVLMLEQGQDQEDWLVTSYAIRH; via the coding sequence ATGAAACACTTGCTGTCGACATGGTTGATCCTGTTTGCCGTTTGTAGCGGAGGTGTCTCCCTTGCTCGGGCAGAGCAGCTTCCAGCTCCCATGAGCAAAGTCCTCAATGTATTTTTTGATTCCCTTGAACAGGGTGAGTTTTCTTCTGCCTACCTGACCGCCTGCCACAAAACAAATAATCTCTGTGATGATTCCTCCTGGCTATACGAATACCGCAAGACCCAATCTGAGTTGGGAAAGATCCTGAGCCGGACATTGAAAGCGGTGAGCAGCAGTGAAAATTATCCAGGCCTCTTTGCGAAAACTCATATGCTGCTTTATTTCGATGTCCTCACCGATAAAAACTTTCAGATTGAGGAAGTCCTGATGCTGGAACAAGGCCAGGATCAGGAGGATTGGCTGGTCACCTCTTATGCCATCCGCCATTGA
- a CDS encoding DsbA family oxidoreductase has product MKTLEIFYDYVUPWCYFGAVRIERLQQEFELTLRWTVFPLHPETPAAGQDLAELFAGRMDVAAAMARLKGVAAELELPFGERTRTYNSRLAQELGKWAEEQGQGAAFRTAVYQAYFSAGRNIGLESELLAICAELGLPGAEAERVLQTRSYAAAVDADWERARQLGIQSVPSHLYGNRLLVGFQDYPAFQRLLSV; this is encoded by the coding sequence ATGAAGACTCTGGAAATTTTTTACGATTATGTTTGACCCTGGTGTTATTTCGGTGCCGTGCGTATCGAACGATTACAGCAGGAATTCGAACTGACCCTGCGCTGGACGGTCTTTCCCCTCCATCCTGAAACCCCAGCCGCTGGTCAGGACCTTGCGGAGCTGTTCGCCGGGCGGATGGATGTCGCTGCGGCCATGGCCCGGCTCAAGGGGGTTGCCGCTGAGCTCGAACTGCCTTTTGGCGAGCGGACCCGCACTTATAACAGCCGGTTGGCCCAGGAGCTTGGCAAATGGGCCGAGGAGCAAGGACAGGGGGCTGCTTTTCGTACTGCCGTCTATCAGGCCTATTTCAGTGCCGGCCGCAATATCGGTTTAGAGTCTGAGCTGCTTGCCATCTGTGCAGAGCTTGGCTTGCCCGGGGCGGAGGCTGAGCGGGTCTTGCAGACGAGATCCTATGCTGCGGCGGTTGACGCTGACTGGGAGCGTGCTCGCCAGCTTGGTATCCAATCCGTTCCTTCCCATCTGTATGGCAATCGCCTGCTGGTCGGTTTTCAGGACTATCCCGCCTTTCAACGGTTACTGTCCGTCTGA
- a CDS encoding MmgE/PrpD family protein, whose protein sequence is MKLHRVHAVPSKQPLSRSSQLAWKIAEVATDPVAVSAEVTEMIINRLIDNAAVAIASVNRSAVQSARAMANAHPRSGGAALFGLPAAATVSAEWAAWANSTAVRELDYHDTFLAADYSHPGDNIPPLLAVAQQCGRSGSELLRGIATGYEIQIDLVTGICLHEHRIDHITHLGPSVAAGLATLLELPTEIAYQAVQQALHCTVTTRQSRKGEISSWKAFAPAYAGKVAIEAVDRCMRGEGAPSPAYEGEDGLLAFILDGRTARDRGQSPYEPFYEVPLPEPGEAKRAILQSYTKEHSAEYQAQALIDLAARMGEQIADFEQIESVVIHTSHHTHNVIGTGAGDPQKMDPQASRETLDHSILYIFAVALQDRSWHHERSYTPERAWREDTVRLWQKVSTCEDAEWTRRYHTHDPAEKAFGGRVVITMKDGRVLEDEMAVANAHPQGAKPFAREQYINKFKLLTDAVLDPVESARFLELVQRLPELSAADVRQLNPVLPAGALLENPRTGIF, encoded by the coding sequence ATGAAATTACATCGGGTACATGCTGTGCCATCAAAACAGCCGTTGTCGCGTTCAAGCCAGCTGGCCTGGAAAATCGCCGAAGTCGCCACCGATCCGGTTGCGGTCAGCGCCGAAGTGACCGAGATGATCATTAATCGGCTGATCGATAATGCCGCTGTCGCCATCGCCTCTGTCAACCGCAGCGCGGTGCAAAGTGCGCGGGCCATGGCGAACGCCCATCCCCGCTCTGGTGGTGCCGCTCTGTTCGGACTGCCGGCCGCAGCCACGGTTTCGGCCGAATGGGCGGCCTGGGCCAACAGTACCGCAGTACGAGAACTGGACTATCATGATACCTTTCTGGCCGCCGACTATTCACACCCCGGCGACAATATTCCCCCACTGCTTGCGGTGGCCCAGCAATGCGGACGTTCCGGCAGCGAGCTGCTGCGCGGGATCGCCACCGGCTATGAGATTCAGATCGATCTGGTGACCGGCATCTGCCTGCATGAACACCGCATTGATCATATTACCCACCTGGGACCGTCGGTGGCGGCGGGGTTGGCGACTCTCCTGGAACTGCCGACGGAGATCGCCTATCAGGCGGTGCAGCAGGCCCTGCATTGCACGGTGACGACTCGTCAGTCCCGTAAGGGGGAAATCTCGTCCTGGAAAGCCTTTGCCCCGGCCTATGCCGGAAAAGTGGCTATCGAAGCGGTGGATCGCTGCATGCGCGGCGAGGGGGCTCCGAGCCCTGCCTACGAAGGGGAAGACGGGCTGTTGGCCTTTATCCTCGACGGTCGGACCGCGCGCGACCGGGGGCAGTCGCCCTATGAGCCGTTTTATGAAGTCCCGCTGCCGGAACCGGGTGAGGCCAAGCGGGCGATTCTGCAGAGTTATACCAAGGAGCATTCAGCGGAATACCAGGCCCAGGCATTGATCGACCTGGCTGCGCGGATGGGGGAGCAGATTGCTGATTTCGAGCAGATCGAATCGGTGGTGATCCATACCTCTCACCACACCCATAATGTGATCGGCACCGGCGCCGGCGATCCGCAGAAGATGGATCCGCAGGCCTCGCGGGAAACCCTCGACCACTCCATTCTGTATATTTTTGCCGTGGCCCTGCAGGACCGCAGCTGGCACCATGAACGCAGTTACACCCCGGAGCGGGCCTGGCGGGAGGATACGGTGCGGCTCTGGCAGAAAGTTTCAACCTGTGAAGATGCGGAGTGGACCCGCCGCTATCATACCCATGATCCCGCCGAAAAGGCTTTCGGTGGTCGGGTGGTTATAACCATGAAAGACGGCCGGGTGCTGGAGGATGAAATGGCGGTGGCCAATGCTCATCCGCAGGGTGCCAAGCCCTTTGCGCGTGAGCAATATATCAACAAGTTCAAGCTGTTGACCGATGCGGTCCTGGACCCGGTCGAGAGCGCCCGCTTCCTTGAGCTGGTTCAGCGTCTGCCCGAGTTGAGCGCTGCGGACGTGCGGCAATTGAATCCGGTTCTGCCCGCCGGGGCGCTGCTTGAGAATCCCAGAACGGGGATTTTCTGA